In the Streptomyces spororaveus genome, AGGTTCATCAGGCTTACCTTCTCAATGCGGAGAATCAGAACTGACGGAATGGTCAGGAATGCATGGAGGGGAGAGGGAAAAACTCGGGGGAAGGCGGGGAAAGCGCACGGCGCGGACGCCGGGATCAGGCGTCGAGCAGCTGGAGTCGCACCTTGTCGGGCTTTCCGTTGCCGTTCAGCGGCAGGGCGTCGACGACGCTGATCCTCTCGGGCACGTGCAGCCCGGAGAGGGACTGGGCGAGGTGGGCGCGGATGGCGTCGGTCTCCAGCGGCACCGCCGGGTCGCCCACGATCGTGGCGTACAGGTGCTCCACGCCGTCCTGGTCCCGCACTCCGTACACCGCGGCGTGCCGGACGCCGGCGAGCGAGAGGATCTCCCGTTCGACGACCGTCGGGTGGACCTTGACGCCGTTGACCTTGACCACGTCGGCCACCCTGCCCAGGAGGTGCAGATAGCCGTGTTCGTCGGTGTATCCGATGTCGCCGGTGTGGTACCAGCCGTCACGCAGGACCTTCGCCGTCGCCGCCGGGTCCCCGGTGTAGCCGTCCATCATGTGCGGGGTGCGCACGCGGACTTCACCCACCTCACCGGTGCCGAGCGGCGCTCCCGTCTCCTGGTCGCCGACGACGACCTCCACGTCGGGGAAGGGCCGCCCGACCGTGGTCGAGAGCCACGGGTCCAGGTGCTCGTGGGGGAAGAGCGTGGTGAGCCGGCCGGTCTCTCCCGTGCCGTACGCCTGCACCATGATGAGGCCGAAGGCCTTCACGGCCTGGGCGATCCTGGCGGGTGCCGCGGCGCTGCCGCTGTAGATGAGCCGCTGCAGCGGGGCCAGGCGGCCCTCCTCGACATCCCGCAGTCCGCGCTCCTCCAGGTGGTCGAGCAGCTGGAACAGGTGGACCGTCGCCATGAAGGTCCACGCGATGCCCTCGTCGGCCACCGTGTTCACGAACTGCTCGGCGTCGAAGTTCTCGTGCAGGTGGACCTCGCCGCCCAGCGCCAGGGCGGTGTCCGCCATGCTGCCGACGGTGTGACTCAGCGGCGTGGTCACCAGGAGCTTGACGCCCCCGGCCTCGCCACCGGCGGCCACCTGGCCCCGGACCAGGCCGTTCCATGCCCGGCCCGCCATCCGGATGCCCTTCGGCCGTCCGGTGCTGCCGCTGGTGAACGTGATGAGGGCCAGCGCGTCCGGGTCCAGCGGCACCGCGCGCGGGGCGTCGTCCGTACGTTCCGTCTTCCCGGTGTCGGCGGCACCCGGCAGGCGCGTCACGGGCAGTCCCCCGGTGCCCGCGGCGAGTTCGGCGGCGCGCGGCGCGTTCTCGGCGTCCGTGTAGACGGTCACGGCCTGGGTGTCCCGCAGGATCTGGATCTGCTGGTCCAGCGGAAGGGCGACCTCGCTGGTTCCCGGGTTGGTCGACCGCAGGTAGCACACCGCGCCGCCGAGCAGATGCGCCGCATAGCGTGCCGTGAGCATCTCCGGGCTGTTGGGCGCCACCAGAACGGCCACGACATCGCCCGCGCGCACGCCGTTGTCGTGCAGTGCGTGGAACGCCTCGGTCACCGACCGGACCAGTTCGCCCCGGGAGAGCGTCTCGCCTCGCCAATTCACAGCGGGGCGATCCGGTGCCGCCTCAAACACCGCGAGGATGTCCGACACATAACTCTGGCTTGCGCTCCACCAATGTTCCTGCGGGGTCACAACGCTCTCCCTTTCCATTCCTGCTCCCGGACAGCGATCCACTGGTCCGGGGTCGGTTTTCATTCTGTTCGCGCGGAGCGGCGGGGTGTGAGTACGTTCGGGCCGCCGGAACGGCGCACCGGATCGGCGCCGCCGGGCGGGGTAGCCGGTCGGGGTAGCCGATCGGGTACCCCGCGCGGCGGGCGGCGGTGCGGGCCGTGGGGCGGGTACGCCGGAAGCCGGCACCGCATGGCGCGGTGCCGGCTTCCGGCTTCTGGTACGGGGGTGGTTACTGCGCGACACCCCAGCGGACCGGGGCTATCTGCTTGGACATGATGGTGATCAGCTCGTAGGCCGCGTGGGACGCGGCCACCGAGGTGATGTCGGCGTGGTCGTAGGCCGGAGCGACCTCCACGATGTCGGCGGAGACCAGGTGGCAGTCGGCGAGCCCGCGCAGGATCTCCAGCAGCTCGCGGGAGGTGAGGCCGCCCGCCTCCGGAGTGCCGGTGCCCGGGGCGTGCGCCGGGTCCAGGACGTCGATGTCGATGGAGATGTAGAGGGGACGGTCGCCGACGCGCTCGCGCAACTGCTGGGCCACCTCGTCCACACCGCGCCGCATCACGTCGGCCGAGGTGACGATGCCGAATCCCAGCTTCTCGTCCTCGTCGAGATCCTTCTTGCCGTAGATCGGACCGCGGGTTCCGACGTGGGAGAGGGCGGAGGTGTCGAGGATGCCCTCCTCCACGGCACGGCGGAAGGGCATGCCGTGGGTGTACTGCTGCCCGAAGTAGTCGTCCCAGGTGTCCAGATGGGCGTCGAAGTGCAGGACGGCGACGGGACCGTGCTTCTTCGCCACGGCACGCAGCATCGGCAGGGCGATGGTGTGGTCGCCGCCCAGGGTCATCAGCCGGGCGCCGCTGGAGAGGAGGTCGTCGGCGGCCGCCTCGATCGTTTCCACGGCGTCGTTCAGGTCGAAGGGATTGGCGCTGATGTCGCCGGCGTCCGCGACCTGGCTGTAGTGGAACGGGTAGACGTTCTGCGCTGGGTTGTAGGGGCGCAGGGTGCGGGACGCCTCCCGGATGGCGTTGCCGCCGAAGCGGGCGCCCGGACGATAGGTGACGCCGCTGTCGAAGGGCACTCCGACCACGGCGATGTCCGCCTTCTCCACCTGGTCGAGCCGCGGTACGCGGCCGAACGTCGCGGGGCCCGCGAAGTGCAGCGTCCGGTCGGTCTCCGTGGGCGGCAACGGCGGGTTCACTCCGTTGGGGTGCGCGGTCATGGTGCGATCAGTGCCTTTCCATGGGTACGGCGGGTCGGATCCGTGCGGGTGCGGGCGGACCCGACGCTCACTGAGGGGGGTTGCCGTGCTTGCGCGGCGGCAGGTCCGCGTGCTTCGTACGGAGCATGGCGAGGGATGCGATCAGCACCTGGCGGGTCTCGGCGGGGTCGATGACGTCGTCGACGAGGCCGCGCTCGGCCGCGTAGTACGGGTGCATGAGTTCGGCCTTGTACTCCTTGACCATGTGCTCACGCATGGCCTCGGGGTCCTCGGCGTCCGCGATCTGCTTGCGGAAGATGACGTTGGCCGCGCCCTCGGCGCCCATCACGGCGATCTCGTTGGTCGGCCAGGCGTAGGTGAGGTCGGCGCCGATGGACTGGGAGTCCATGACGATGTACGCGCCGCCGTAGGCCTTGCGCAGGATCAGCGAGATCCGCGGGACGGTGGCGTTGCAGTACGCGTACAGCAGCTTGGCGCCGTGGCGGATGATGCCGCCGTGCTCCTGGTCGACGCCCGGCAGGAAGCCGGGGACGTCCAGCAGCGTGATGATCGGGATGTTGAAGGCGTCGCACATCTGGACGAAGCGCGCGGCCTTCTCCGAGGCCCCGATGTCCAGCACGCCGGCCAGGTTCTGCGGCTGGTTGGCGACGATGCCGACCACCTGGCCGTCCAGGCGGGCGAGCACGCAGAGGATGTTGCGGGCCCAGTTCTCGTGGATCTCCAGGTGGTCGCCGTCGTCGACGATCTCCTCGATGACCTTGAGCATGTCGTAGGGGCGGTTCCCGTCCACCGGTACGAGGTCCAGCAGGGCGTCGGAGCGCCGGTCGGCCGGGTCCTCGGCCCGGACCGAGGGCGGGTTCTCGCGGTTGTTGGAGGGGAGCATCGCCAGCAGGTACCGGACCTCGGCGATGCAGGTCTCCTCGTCGTCGTACGCGAAGTGCGCGACGCCCGAGGTCCCGGCGTGCACGTCCGCGCCGCCGAGCCCGTTCTGCGTGATCTCCTCGCCGGTGACGGCCTTGACCACGTCCGGACCGGTGATGAACATCTGCGAGGTCTCCCGGACCATGAACACGAAGTCCGTCAGCGCCGGGGAGTAGGCCGCACCGCCCGCGCACGGACCGAGCATCACACTGATCTGCGGGATGACGCCCGAGGCCTTGGTGTTGCGCTGGAAGATGCCGCCGTAACCGGCCAGGGCGGAGACGCCCTCCTGGATACGGGCGCCGGCGCCGTCGTTCAGGGAGACCAGCGGGGCACCGGCCGCGATGGCCATGTCCATGATCTTGTGGATCTTCGTGGCGTGGGCCTCGCCCAGGGCACCGCCGAAAATCCGGAAGTCGTGCGCGTAGACGAAGACCGTACGGCCCTCGACCGTGCCCCAGCCGGTGATGACACCGTCGGTGTAGGGCTTCTTGTTCTCCAGGCCGAACCCGGTCGCCCGGTGCCGTCGCAGCTGCTCGACCTCCCGGAAGGAACCCTCGTCCAGCAGCAGCGCGATGCGCTCACGGGCGGTCAGCTTGCCCTTGGCGTGCTGCGCCTCCGTCGCCCGGTCGCTCGGCCCGCGCACCGCCTGCTCGCGAACGGCATACAGCTCGGCCACTTTCCCGATGACGGTCGTCGTCATGCGCCATCTCCACCCTGGCCCGGCGATGCGGGCGGCTCTGCGTTCCGATGGGCCTCAAAGGCTCACATCAGGCCATTCAAACGAGCGGTGCAATGACTTCTCCACCATCAGCTACCCCTACTCTTCGCGCAATCACCCCTAGAAGTCCGCCGACGATGCGGGAACTCCGCCGGGTTCCGGGCCGCCGGGAGTCCGTTCGAGCGGCTGGATTTCTTTGAGGTTTTCCTGAGGTTCTTATTCTTTCCCGGCGCCCCGGGCCCATGACCAGCCGCGATGGACGTCTTCCCGCAACCAAGCGTCCATTTGGTTGAGTTACCCGTGAAGCCGGTCGACATGATCCCGCAATGGCACGCGCTCAATCGGCCCCCGGGACATTGGTACAGTTCGAACGGACCCGCCGAACGGGAAGAACTGGGGTGTCGTCCGGCCTGTAGTGAGCGCAGTGAGCCCTCATGCGCTCCTTACGCGCCGACAACTATGCCTGTACGTGCGGGTACGGGGAGAGTGTCCACGTTGCGGAAATAGCATCCGGCGTACGCCACTTCAATCGCATCGGGAAGGCTTTTGCAGCTGTGTTGGTGGAGCGGGACGAACAGATCGAAAGACTGACCTCCTTCGTATCCGGTGTCGCATCCGGCACGGCGCCCGGAACGACGGCCGGGACCGGCCGGATCGCCGTGATCAACGGGCCTGTGGCTTCGGGGAAGACGGCGCTCCTCCATCGCGTACTGGAGCTCACGGCCGACGCGGGACCGCGTGTCCTCACCGCGGTGACCTCACCCGCGGAGCAGGCGATGCCGTTCGGCGTGGTGGAGCAGCTGCTGCGTGACGCCCAGGCCGGCCCGGACGTGGCGCTGGGATCGGATCCGCGGGCGGAGTCGGAGCCGGTCCCCGCCGAGACCCTCATGGCCTTCCAGTCCCAGCTCGCGGGAGTCTGCGCGCGGGGGCCGGTCCTGATCGCCCTCGACGACGTGCAGTACGCCGATCCGCAGTCGCTGCAGTGCCTCGCGCACGCGCTGCACCGGGCCCCCTCCTCCGGTGCCGTGATCTCGCTGATGGTGACCCGCGGCCCGGACGCGGGCGGCACACCGCCACGCGTCCTGGAGGAACTGCTGCACCGGTCGCGGGGGTTGCACATCCGGCTGAGTCCGCTCAGCGTCGACGGCGTCGGCCGGCTGCTCGCGGCCCGGGCCCCGGAGTCCGGTACGGAGCAGCCCGCGGCCCACGCGTCACGGTCCGCTCCGCCGGCCGTGTCCGTCCACGCGGCGACCGGTGGCAACCCCCTGCTCGTCCATGGGCTCATCGAGGACCGGCTCAGCCTGCAGCGGCTCTCGGCGGCCGGCCCGGACGCCGCGGACCACCCGCACCCGCAGGGCGTCATGGACGGCCAGGACCACGTGACCCCGACGGGCGCGGTGGACCCGCTCGATCCCTCGGACGGCGACGACGCCGTCTGCGCGGGCCCCGGCATCCACATCACCGAGGACATGGACCTCGGCATCGGCCGCGAGGAGCACGTACCCGGTGCGGGCACCGCGTCGGCCGGGGCCGGGGACGCCGTCGACGGCACGCCCCCCGCGGGCGAACAGTTCCTGCACAGCGCACTGATCTGTGTGCACCGCACGGGGTCCGACGGCCTGCGGGTCGCCCAGGGCATCGCCCTGCTGGGCTGCGTCGGATCGGTGGCGCTGCTCGCCCGGCTCGTGGAGGTCGAGGAGCGGACCGTGGAACAGGTGGTCACCGCCCTCGACGAGGCGGGGGTCCTGGAGAATTCCAGGTTCCGGCACGACGGCGTGCGGACCGCGGTGGTGGAGAGCCTGACCGACGACGCGGCGACGCGGCTGCGCCGGCGGGCGGCCCTGCTGCTGTACGAGGACGGGGCGGCACCGCTGACCGTCGCGGCCCAACTGCTCAGCCACGAGATGCGCGCCCCCGACGAGGAGTGGGTGTCGCGGGTGCTGAGCGAGGCCGCGCGTGCGGCGCTGGCCGTGCAGCGGGTCGGGTTCGCGGTGCGCTGTCTGCGGATGGCGGAGAGCTGCTGCCGCGACGAGACGGAGCGGATGCAGCTGCGGGCGAACCTGGCCAAGTTCATCTGGCGGGTCAAACCGTCCGCGTGGGCCCACCAGTTACGGTCACTGCTGGGGGCGGTACGGGACGGCCTGCTGCCGCCCGTCGACACCGTGCGGCTGGTCTGCGACCTGTTGTGGAACGGCTGGACGGACGACGCGGCCACCGCGATCCGCCAGGCTGTCGACGAGCTGCACCAGTCCCCGGACGCCGTCCTCGCCGCCGAGCTCAGGGCGCTGCGGCTCATCCTGGCCAGCACGTATCCGACGGCGCTCGAACACATGGGTGACGGGCCGGTCCCGGCACACGGCGGCGGCGAACGTCCGTCGGCGCCGTTGGAGAGCCGCCTGGCCGCGGCGAGGGTGCTGCACGGCGTGCTGCGCGGCAGCGGGGGAACGCGGGACGCGGCGGCGGAGGACTTCGCCGACAGCGCCGAACGGACGCTGACCAGCACGCGGCTGACGGAGGAGACACACCTCGGCATGCGCGCGTGCCTGCTGGCGCTCCTCTACGCGGACCGGCTGGGTACGGCGACCCTGTGGGCCGACCGGCTGCTGGTGGAGGCCGCGGACCTCGGGGCGCCCGGGTGGACGGCGGTGCTGCGCGCGATGCGCGCGCACATGTCGCTGCGCCGGGGCCATCTGGCGGAGAGCAGCCGGCTGGCGGAGCAGGCGCTGGAGCAGGTGCCGCCGCACAGCTGGGGCGTGGGCATCGGGATGCCGCTGTCGGCCCTCATCGAGGCGCGGACGGCGATGGGCGACCACGAGGCCGCGGCGGAGCTGGTGCACCGCCCGGTGCCCGAGGAGATGCTCATGACGCGCTACGGGCTGCACTATCTGTACGCGCGCGGCCGGCACCAGCTGGCCACAGGGCGCCATCACGCGGCGCTCAACGACTTCACGGCCTGCGGCGAGCTGATGCGGCGCTGGGACATGGACCGTTCGGCGCTGGTGCCCTGGCGGGTCGGCGTCGCCGAGGCCTGGCTGGCACTGGGCAGCCGCGACCAGGCGGAACGTTTCGCCCGCGAGCAGCTCGCCGGTGACGCCGGTCAGCGGGTGCGCGGCCACGCGCTGCGGGTGCTCGCGGGGGCCCGTCCGCTCCGCGAACGTCCGGCGCTGCTCGGCGAGGCGGTCGCGCTGCTCCAGGAGGACGGCGACTGGTACGAGCTGGCGCGGGCGCTGACCGATCTCGGGCAGGCGCACAAGCAGCTCGGCGACCCGTCCCAGGGCAAGGTGCACACCCGGAGGGCGTGGCGGATCGCCGAGGGCTGCGGCGCCCGGGAGCTGTACCGCTCCCTGCAGCCGAGCCAGCCCGCGCCGCCCGCTTCGCAGCCGCGCCCCGCCGCTCCGGCCGATGTCGTCCGCCCCCAGTCCGCGGCGGTGTCGTCGCTGACGGACGCGGAGCGCAGGGTGGCGGCGCTGGCGGCCCACGGTTACACCAATCGGGAGATCGGGGCCAAGCTCTTCATCACCGTCAGCACGGTCGAGCAGCATCTGACCCGGGTCTACCGGAAGATCAACATCACGCACCGTCAGGACCTACCGGTCAGTTTGGACATCGATGTCGCACACACCGCCTGACCCCCTCACCACGACCGCCCCCGCCCCGCAGCCCGGGCCCCGGCTGCTCGCCGTGAGCGATCTGCACATCGGAATGGCCGACAACCGGCCCATCACCGAGTCGCTGCGCCCCTCCCACCCGGACGACTGGCTGATCGTGGCCGGCGACGTCGGCGAGATGACCGAGGACATCGAGTGGGCGCTGCGCCTGCTGGCCGGGCGCTTCGCCAAGGTCGTATGGACACCGGGCAACCACGAGCTGTGGACCCCGCGCGAGGACAAGGTCCAGCTGCGCGGCGAGGAGCGCTACCGGCACCTCGTGGAGATGTGCCGGGGACTGGGCGTGGTCACTCCCGAGGACCCGTGGCCGGTGTGGGAGGGCCCCGGGGGCCCGGTCGCGGTCGCTCCGCTGTTCCTGCTGTACGACTACACCTTCCGGGTGGCGGGCACCGCCACGAAGGAGGAGTCGCTGGCCCGGGCGCACGAGGCGGGCGTGGTGTGCACGGACGAGTACCTGCTGCACCCCGACCCGTACCCCGGCCGGGACGACTGGTGCCGGGCCCGCGTCGCCGCGACCCGGCGGCGGCTGACGGCGCACGATCCGGCGGTGCCGCTCGTCCTGGTCAACCACTTCCCGCTGGTGCGCGAGCCCACGGACGTGCTGTGGCACCCGGAGTTCGCGCAGTGGTGCGGCACGGTGCTGACCGCCGACTGGCACCGCAGGTTCACCACGGCCGCCGTGGTGTACGGACATCTGCACATTCCCCGGACCACCTGGTACGACGGGGTGCGCTTCGAAGAGGTGTCGATCGGCTATCCGCGCGAGTGGCGCCGCCGCGGCCATCCCAAGGGCCTGCTGCGGCAGATCCTGCCGTACACCCCGCAGCCCGGCACCGGCACCGGCACCGGCACCGGCACCGGCACGGGGAACGCCCCGCAGGAGGCGCGGGCATGATCGAGGACCTGCTCCCCGGCGGGGCGGTCGCGAGCGACGTCTTCGGCCCGGACGGCTCGGCGACGCTCCACCCGGAGGAGGCGGCGCTCGTCGCCCGCACGACGGAGCTGCGCCGCGAGGAGTTCACCACCGTACGGGCCTGCGCCCGGCGCGCCCTCGCGGCACTGGGGCTGCCCCCGGCCCCCGTACTGCCCGGGGTGCGCAACGCGCCCCGGTGGCCCGAGGGCGTGGTCGGCAGCATGACCCACTGCGCCGGCTACCGGGCCGCCGCCCTGGCCCGGGACACCGACCTCGCGATGATCGGCATCGACGCCGAACCCGATCTGCCCCTGCCCGGCGGGGTCCTGGAGTCGATCGCGCTCCCGCGCGAGCTGGCCTGGGCCCGTTCAGGAGGCTTCGGGGCGCGCCTGTGCCGGGACCGTCTGCTCTTCAGCGCCAAGGAAGCGGTCTACAAGACCTGGTATCCGCTGCTGGGCACCGAGCTGGACTTCGACGACGCCGACATCTCCTTCCGGCACGAGGAGGGCCCGGCCGGCCGGCCGCAGGGCACGTTCACGGCCCGTATTCTGCGTCCGCGGCCCGGTCCCGACGGCCGGCCGGTGCATACGTTCACGGGCCGCTGGCTCTCGGACCGCGGCATCATCGTGACGGCCATCACCGTGCCCGCCTCTCGCGCGGCGACCACGGTGTCATGCCGTCCGGGCCCGGACCGCCACAAGGGTGGATAGGGGTTGTCGCGTCAACTGCCGGTCAATAGCGTGGGATGACCGGCACGACTGCGCACGGCCGCTTCGATGTCCCGCCTTACGGGCCCGGCTCGACGCCGCGATTTCCGGCTCAGCCCGGACATGTCTCCGGTTCCCCTGGAAGCGATGTCGAATCGGCCCGAGAGGTTTTCCAGATGACGTCAGTCAGCCCGGCTCCGACCACCATGCTGGTGCCCGACTTCCCGTTCTCCTACGACGGCTGGCTGCGCCACCCGGACGGGCTCGGCTCCCTTCCGCCCGAACGCGCCGGCACGCCGGTGGCGGTGGTCGGCGGGGGCATGGCGGGGATGACCGCCGCGTACGAACTGATGCGGCTGGGCCTGCGCCCGGTCGTGTACGAGGCAGAGCAGCTGGGTGGCCGGATGCGCTCGGTGCCCTTCCCCGGGCAGCCCGACCGCGTGGCGGAGATGGGGGCGATGCGCTTCCCGCTCTCCGCGCGCTCGCTGTTCCACTACATCGACCTGCTGGGGCTGCGGACCAGCCCCTTCCCCAACCCGCTGGCGGCGAACACCCCGAGCACTCTCATCGACCTCGGCGGCGTACGGCACACCGCGCAGGGTGTGGAGCAACTGCCCGACGTGTACCAGGAGGTGGCCGCGGCCTGGGAGAAGGCCCTGCAGGAGAGAGCCGAGCTGGCCACCATGCGGGACGCCGTCCGGCGCCGCGACGTCGAGACTCTGAAGCAGATATGGAACCGGCTGGTCAGGGAGTTCGACGACCAGTCGTTCTACGGGTTCCTCGCGACCAGTTCGGCGTTCCAGTCGTTCCGCCACCGGGAGATCTTCGGGCAGGTGGGGTTCGGCACCGGCGGCTGGGACACCGACTTCCCCAACTCGCTCCTGGAGATCCTGCGCGTCGTCTACACCGAGGCGGACGACAACCAGGTCGCCATCGACGGCGGCTCCCAGCAGGTGCCGCGCGGGCTGTGGGAGCACCGGCCGCGGGACTGCGCGCACTGGCCGGCCGGTACCTCGCTGGCCTCCCTGCACGGCGGGACGGCCCGGTCGCGGGTGCGGGCCGTCGCCAGGGACGGCGACGGCTTCCTCGTCACCGACGCCGACGGGCACCGGGAGCGGTTCGCGGCGGTGGTGTACACGCCGCACGTGTGGACTCTGCTCAACCGGGTCACGTGCGAACCGGCGCTGCTGACGGCGCCGCTGTGGACCGCTGTGGAGCGCACCCACTACATGGGTGCCTCCAAACTGTTCGTCCTGACCGACCGGCCCTTCTGGAACGACACGGACCCGCGGACCGGCCTTCCGGTCATGAGTATGACGCTCACGGACCGGATGCCGCGCGGGGTCTACCTCTTCGACGACGGGCCGGACCGCCCCGGCGTGATGTGCCTGTCGTACACCTGGAACGACGACTCGCTGAAGATGGCGACGCTGAGCGCGGCCGAGCGGCTGGACGTGCTGCTGGAGAAGCTCGGCGTGATCTATCCCGGCGTCGACATCCGCTCCCACGTCATCGGTGACCCCCTCGGCATCACATGGGAGAGCGAGCCGCACTTCATGGGCGCGTTCAAGTCCAATCTGCCGGGCCAGTACCGCTACCAGCGCAGGCTGTTCACGCAGTTCATGCAGCGGGGGCTGCCGCAAGGCCAGCGCGGCTTCTTCCTCTGCGGCGACGACGTGTCGTGGACGGCGGGCTTCGCGGAGGGCGCGGTCACCACGGCGCTGAACGCGGTGTGGGGCGTACTGGACCACCTGGGCGGGGCCACCCCTCCCGGCAACCCGGGCCCCGGCGACCTGTTCGACGCGCTGGCTCCCGTCGACCTCCCCTACGACGGCTGAGGCGCGCGACCCCCGCACGCCGATGGCGCCCCCACGCTCGGGTGGAGGCGCCATCGGCGTGTACCGGCCGGTGTCTACTCGGTGGCCATCCGCGTCAGCTGCTTCTTGTCCGGCTTGCCGTTGCGGTTGAGCGGGAACTGCTCCAGGACGACGACCTTGTTGGGCTGCTCGAAGGCGGGCAGCAGCGCACACAGCCGCTCCCGCCAGTAGGCGGCGTCCCGCTGTTCGTCGTCCTCGACGAAGAAGACCAGCTGGGAGCCGCGCAGTTCGTCCGGCAGGGGCACGATCCGGGTCGGGCAGCCCTCGGCGGCGACCTTGCGCTCGATGAGCTCGGGATAGAGGGTGTAGCCCATGCGGTGCACGGCGAACTTGCGTCCCAGGACGTAGAGGTTGCCGTCCGCGTCGAGGTGGCCGAGGTCGCCCGTTCGCTGCCAGCCAGTGGCGGCGGGCACGATCGAACCGTCGTCGGCTATCTGCCCTTCGAGTGCGTCGGGCGTGTCGACCTCGATCTCGCCCGGCTGCCCGGCCGCCAGTTCCCGGCCGTCCTCGTCGACGATCCGGAGCGCGATGCCCTCCATGGCGCGGCCGCAGGAGACCGGGTTGTCGAGGGTGGCGAAGGCGATGTTGTTCAGCTCCGTCGAGCCGTAGCTGTCGAGCAGCGGCAGCCCGAACTCCTGTACGTAGCTCTCCACCAGCGGCGCGTCGAGCGGGGCCGCGCCGACGCAGAACATCCGGGTGCCCGCCAGGTGCGCGCGCAGTGCCGGCTTCCTCGTCACCAGGCTGAGGATGCTCCGGTAGCTGGAGGGGGTCGCGTCGATGACCGTGGTGCCGGAGTCGCGGGCCATGCGCAGCGCGCGGTCCAGCCGCCGGTAGGGGGCGATCACCAGGGAGCAGCGGGTGAGCCAGGCGATGAGCACCATCGACAGGCCGTACTGGTGGGCGAACGGCAGGAGCGGCATCAGCACGTCGTCGGGCCGGTGGCCGACCTGATGGGCGTTGCGCCGCAGATTGGTCAGGAACTTCCCGCCGGACTTCACCACGCCCTTGGGCGATCCGGTGGAGCCCGAGGTCCACATGATGAGGCCGTCGGACAGCTCGCCCCAGGCGTCGAACGACAGGGCGCGGTCGACGGGCGGCCGGTTCGCGGTGGCGACCATGAGCTCGTACAGGTGGATGGGGTCGGCTTCCTGGTCGATCGGGGTCTCGTCGTCGACGAAGGTGACCTTGACGCCGGTACGCAGCGCGATACGGCGGGTCTCCTCCATGTGCTCCTGCTGGTCGACGAGGACGATCGAGGCGCCGACGTGCATCAGCGCGTACAGCACACAGACGTAGCTCGCCGAGTTGCCGGCCTTCAGCATGACCCGGTCGCCGAGGCCGACTCCGCGTTCGCGGATCACATCGGCGACGCGGAGGGCGTCCTGCTCGAACTCTTCGACGGGCCGTACCGAGTCGGCTGCAAAGATCTTCGCGGTCATCGGTCGCACACTGTCCTTCCTCTGGGCCGAACGTGACCGGAGCCGGCGTGCGGTGCGCCGTGCCGACGGCGTGACCGGGCGCGTTCAGGGGTGGGTCGCGGGATTCGCGAGCTTCACAAGAGATGGGGGAGATCGATCGGTCCCGCCCGTGGACGCGGGTCTCCACACGGCACGCTAGGCAGCGGGGGGCGGCGCGGGTACCCCTGTCCCGCCCCTACCGCCCCTGCTTCGGCGCGGCGCAGCGGAGCCCCGGCCGCGGTCAGTCGGGCTCCGGTCCGCGGAGCGAGATCAGCTGGTCGTGCACGAGGTTGACGACTTCGCGGCGGTGCGATTCGAGGTATCCGCGCGTGCGGGGAAAGACCTCCAGGTCGAACCGCCCCGCCGTGCAGCGCCGCCAGGCCCGTACCCCGGCCAGGGGCGCGCGGGGGTCGTGGTGCCCGGCCAGGGCGACGACCCGGCAGCTGAGCGCGGGCGGGCCGATGCTGCCGCCGTGGCCCGGTCCCGTACGTCCGGAGACGAACAGGGTCAGGGGGGCCGCGTCGGTCTCCCGTTCCAGCCGCTGGGCGACGGCGTAGGCGAGTTCGGCGCCGAGACGGTGCCCGAAGAGGGCGAGCGGACGGTCGGCCCAGCCCCGGACGGACTCGAAGATCTTGTCGGCGAGCGCC is a window encoding:
- a CDS encoding metallophosphoesterase family protein, whose product is MSHTPPDPLTTTAPAPQPGPRLLAVSDLHIGMADNRPITESLRPSHPDDWLIVAGDVGEMTEDIEWALRLLAGRFAKVVWTPGNHELWTPREDKVQLRGEERYRHLVEMCRGLGVVTPEDPWPVWEGPGGPVAVAPLFLLYDYTFRVAGTATKEESLARAHEAGVVCTDEYLLHPDPYPGRDDWCRARVAATRRRLTAHDPAVPLVLVNHFPLVREPTDVLWHPEFAQWCGTVLTADWHRRFTTAAVVYGHLHIPRTTWYDGVRFEEVSIGYPREWRRRGHPKGLLRQILPYTPQPGTGTGTGTGTGTGNAPQEARA
- a CDS encoding helix-turn-helix transcriptional regulator, translated to MRSLRADNYACTCGYGESVHVAEIASGVRHFNRIGKAFAAVLVERDEQIERLTSFVSGVASGTAPGTTAGTGRIAVINGPVASGKTALLHRVLELTADAGPRVLTAVTSPAEQAMPFGVVEQLLRDAQAGPDVALGSDPRAESEPVPAETLMAFQSQLAGVCARGPVLIALDDVQYADPQSLQCLAHALHRAPSSGAVISLMVTRGPDAGGTPPRVLEELLHRSRGLHIRLSPLSVDGVGRLLAARAPESGTEQPAAHASRSAPPAVSVHAATGGNPLLVHGLIEDRLSLQRLSAAGPDAADHPHPQGVMDGQDHVTPTGAVDPLDPSDGDDAVCAGPGIHITEDMDLGIGREEHVPGAGTASAGAGDAVDGTPPAGEQFLHSALICVHRTGSDGLRVAQGIALLGCVGSVALLARLVEVEERTVEQVVTALDEAGVLENSRFRHDGVRTAVVESLTDDAATRLRRRAALLLYEDGAAPLTVAAQLLSHEMRAPDEEWVSRVLSEAARAALAVQRVGFAVRCLRMAESCCRDETERMQLRANLAKFIWRVKPSAWAHQLRSLLGAVRDGLLPPVDTVRLVCDLLWNGWTDDAATAIRQAVDELHQSPDAVLAAELRALRLILASTYPTALEHMGDGPVPAHGGGERPSAPLESRLAAARVLHGVLRGSGGTRDAAAEDFADSAERTLTSTRLTEETHLGMRACLLALLYADRLGTATLWADRLLVEAADLGAPGWTAVLRAMRAHMSLRRGHLAESSRLAEQALEQVPPHSWGVGIGMPLSALIEARTAMGDHEAAAELVHRPVPEEMLMTRYGLHYLYARGRHQLATGRHHAALNDFTACGELMRRWDMDRSALVPWRVGVAEAWLALGSRDQAERFAREQLAGDAGQRVRGHALRVLAGARPLRERPALLGEAVALLQEDGDWYELARALTDLGQAHKQLGDPSQGKVHTRRAWRIAEGCGARELYRSLQPSQPAPPASQPRPAAPADVVRPQSAAVSSLTDAERRVAALAAHGYTNREIGAKLFITVSTVEQHLTRVYRKINITHRQDLPVSLDIDVAHTA
- a CDS encoding 4'-phosphopantetheinyl transferase family protein; the protein is MIEDLLPGGAVASDVFGPDGSATLHPEEAALVARTTELRREEFTTVRACARRALAALGLPPAPVLPGVRNAPRWPEGVVGSMTHCAGYRAAALARDTDLAMIGIDAEPDLPLPGGVLESIALPRELAWARSGGFGARLCRDRLLFSAKEAVYKTWYPLLGTELDFDDADISFRHEEGPAGRPQGTFTARILRPRPGPDGRPVHTFTGRWLSDRGIIVTAITVPASRAATTVSCRPGPDRHKGG